A single genomic interval of Ruminococcus sp. NK3A76 harbors:
- a CDS encoding MptD family putative ECF transporter S component produces the protein MKDNKLKVKDFITIGIFTALIFVVEFACGMLGFIHPYIVASYVVLIPLVGSIPMMLFYTKVEKFGMITIMSILIAIIMFVTGMGWLGAPLIILSGLIADLIAKKGGYKSFKMTALSHGVFCLWICANYFPVIVTAKDYRKSFLDGGYSAEYCDALFRAINGKTIAILLALCFVFGVIGAYVGKAVVRKHFEKAGIV, from the coding sequence ATGAAAGATAACAAGCTGAAAGTAAAGGACTTTATCACGATCGGCATTTTCACGGCGCTGATCTTTGTCGTGGAATTTGCCTGCGGAATGCTGGGCTTTATCCACCCGTACATTGTCGCATCCTATGTGGTGCTGATCCCGCTGGTCGGCTCGATACCGATGATGCTGTTTTACACGAAGGTCGAGAAATTCGGCATGATTACGATCATGTCCATTCTGATCGCAATTATCATGTTTGTGACTGGTATGGGCTGGCTCGGCGCACCGCTTATCATCCTTTCGGGACTGATCGCGGATCTGATTGCCAAAAAGGGCGGCTACAAGAGCTTTAAGATGACGGCGCTCAGTCACGGCGTTTTCTGCCTTTGGATCTGCGCAAACTACTTCCCGGTAATTGTGACTGCAAAGGACTATCGCAAGAGCTTTCTTGATGGCGGTTATTCTGCGGAATACTGTGATGCGCTGTTCCGTGCGATCAACGGCAAAACGATTGCGATTCTGCTGGCACTTTGCTTTGTTTTCGGCGTGATCGGTGCATATGTCGGCAAGGCAGTTGTCAGAAAGCACTTTGAAAAAGCAGGTATCGTATGA
- a CDS encoding energy-coupling factor transporter transmembrane component T: MIKIHLDPRTKLFMIFAVSFIVMVNAVSAMEWAVRIIVTLIPVFLLANEGRYVSALRFLLCYGAALFLLKYYISAESTGVFSALLVGYCGIVAQFMPAMIMAWYVIHTTKIGEFMSAMQKMHVPDGISVSLAVVMRFFPTIKEEYLSINDAMKMRGISFAGGRITKMIEYRLVPLMFSCLNIGEELSAAAVTRGLGAPVRRTSPVQLKLKAADWLMIAVFAASMVLFIISKYFR; the protein is encoded by the coding sequence ATGATAAAGATTCATCTTGATCCCCGCACGAAGCTGTTTATGATATTCGCTGTTTCGTTTATCGTGATGGTCAATGCGGTGTCAGCGATGGAATGGGCAGTCAGGATCATCGTTACGCTGATCCCTGTGTTCCTGCTGGCAAACGAGGGCAGATATGTGTCTGCCCTTCGCTTTTTGCTGTGCTACGGGGCGGCGCTTTTCTTGCTGAAATACTACATTTCTGCGGAATCAACAGGCGTTTTTTCGGCGCTTTTGGTCGGCTACTGCGGGATTGTAGCGCAGTTTATGCCGGCGATGATCATGGCGTGGTATGTGATACACACAACAAAGATCGGTGAATTCATGTCGGCTATGCAAAAGATGCACGTTCCCGACGGCATATCTGTTTCGCTCGCTGTTGTGATGCGCTTCTTCCCGACGATCAAAGAGGAATACCTCAGTATAAACGATGCTATGAAAATGCGGGGCATTTCATTTGCAGGCGGAAGGATCACAAAAATGATCGAATACCGGCTTGTTCCGCTGATGTTTTCCTGCCTGAATATCGGTGAAGAATTATCGGCTGCAGCGGTCACAAGGGGCTTAGGCGCACCGGTCAGACGAACCAGTCCCGTGCAATTAAAACTGAAGGCAGCAGACTGGCTGATGATAGCTGTTTTCGCAGCAAGTATGGTACTGTTTATAATCTCAAAATATTTCAGGTGA
- a CDS encoding energy-coupling factor ABC transporter ATP-binding protein, translated as MIEIKNVNFRYKGTDEGGLHDLSLTIHDGEVVLLCGASGCGKTTIGRLINGLIPHYYKGELTGSVIVNGRDIAQTELYDLAGVVGTVFQNPRSQFFAIDTDGEITFGAENIGMPPEAIVSRKNDVANEMHIERLLDRSIFELSGGEKQIIACASVSVLSPHIMVLDEPSSNLDSSAIEKLKTILADWKSQGKTIIIAEHRLYFLRELADRMLLLDNGRIVKELQADEIRALTFADTERMGIRPLSLTDVTYTRERRSRPDETLTLENFFFTYKDGKHGINIPKLELPARSAIAIIGHNGAGKSTLARNICGLEKKCKGTLTLGGKTFKAKERLKICYMIMQDVNHQLFTESVRDEVMLSITDKQITDTEKTHRSDEILAQLDLSEYSDKHPMALSGGQKQRTAIASGIASSKPILIFDEPTSGLDLAHMKQVAGEILKLRDMGKTVFIVTHDLEFILSCCDHIVRLEKGQVVENFELNKDTDIRLRQFFTNES; from the coding sequence ATGATCGAAATCAAAAATGTCAATTTCAGATACAAAGGCACTGATGAGGGCGGACTGCATGACCTGTCGCTGACGATCCATGACGGTGAAGTGGTTCTCCTCTGCGGTGCTTCCGGCTGCGGAAAAACGACAATCGGCAGACTGATCAACGGACTGATTCCGCATTATTACAAAGGAGAGCTGACAGGTAGTGTCATTGTGAATGGTCGGGATATAGCTCAAACAGAGCTATACGATCTTGCCGGTGTTGTGGGAACAGTATTCCAGAATCCGAGAAGTCAGTTCTTTGCGATCGACACGGACGGTGAGATCACATTTGGCGCTGAAAATATCGGGATGCCGCCGGAAGCGATCGTATCCCGCAAAAACGATGTGGCGAATGAAATGCACATTGAACGGCTACTCGACCGCAGTATATTCGAGCTTTCGGGCGGCGAAAAGCAGATCATCGCCTGTGCAAGTGTCAGCGTACTTTCACCCCATATCATGGTGCTTGATGAGCCTTCCTCGAACCTTGACAGCAGTGCGATAGAAAAGCTGAAAACCATTCTTGCCGACTGGAAATCACAGGGCAAAACTATCATTATCGCAGAGCACCGGCTCTATTTCCTGCGTGAGCTTGCGGACAGAATGCTGCTGCTCGATAACGGCAGAATCGTGAAGGAACTGCAAGCAGATGAGATCAGAGCTCTGACCTTTGCGGATACCGAACGAATGGGCATACGCCCGCTGTCGCTCACAGATGTTACATATACTCGTGAAAGACGATCAAGACCGGATGAAACGCTTACCCTTGAAAATTTCTTTTTCACCTACAAAGACGGAAAGCATGGGATCAATATCCCGAAACTGGAACTGCCTGCACGAAGCGCCATTGCGATCATAGGTCACAACGGTGCGGGCAAAAGCACGCTTGCGCGAAATATCTGCGGACTTGAAAAGAAATGTAAAGGCACGCTCACGCTTGGCGGCAAAACATTCAAAGCAAAAGAGCGCCTGAAAATCTGCTATATGATCATGCAGGACGTCAATCATCAGCTCTTTACCGAAAGTGTCAGGGACGAAGTGATGCTGAGCATCACGGATAAGCAGATAACAGACACAGAGAAAACGCATCGCAGTGACGAAATACTCGCTCAGCTTGATCTGTCCGAATACAGCGATAAACATCCTATGGCACTTTCCGGCGGTCAGAAGCAGCGGACAGCTATTGCATCGGGCATTGCTTCGAGTAAGCCTATTCTAATTTTCGATGAGCCGACAAGCGGACTTGATCTTGCCCATATGAAACAGGTTGCGGGTGAGATTTTGAAGCTTCGTGACATGGGGAAAACTGTTTTTATTGTGACGCACGATCTTGAATTTATACTCTCCTGCTGTGACCATATCGTAAGATTGGAAAAAGGACAGGTGGTCGAAAATTTCGAGTTGAATAAAGATACAGATATCAGGCTGCGTCAATTCTTCACAAATGAGAGTTAA
- a CDS encoding GNAT family N-acetyltransferase, with the protein MKKVRSLSKEKIDEISALIGASFWDYPYEPGEGGLKPFFPSKAAMTEYMKAFVIAGIESGTFYSTDHGEGYILITDTKGNHPGFRSIVKMARRMKNALGGWGKLFSFLKQANSGCDKKPLEIQMKKQKKPYVKVEMLIVTEQYQGQGYMRKLMEFAYKVADKNGCPCILDTDAKGKCDRYVHLGMKLMQTRTAAGCMIYDLMYSKEGVN; encoded by the coding sequence TTGAAAAAGGTACGTTCGTTATCAAAAGAGAAAATAGATGAGATCTCTGCCCTGATCGGTGCGTCGTTCTGGGATTATCCCTATGAACCCGGGGAAGGCGGATTAAAGCCGTTCTTTCCCTCGAAGGCGGCAATGACCGAATACATGAAGGCATTTGTCATCGCAGGCATTGAAAGCGGAACATTTTACAGCACCGACCACGGCGAGGGCTATATCCTCATCACCGACACGAAGGGCAATCACCCGGGATTTCGGAGCATCGTAAAAATGGCAAGACGTATGAAAAACGCCCTCGGCGGCTGGGGAAAGCTGTTTTCATTTCTGAAGCAGGCAAACAGCGGCTGTGATAAAAAACCGCTTGAAATACAGATGAAAAAGCAGAAAAAGCCCTACGTCAAGGTCGAGATGCTGATCGTAACAGAACAGTATCAGGGACAGGGCTATATGCGTAAGCTCATGGAGTTTGCCTATAAAGTGGCTGACAAAAACGGCTGTCCCTGCATTCTGGACACCGATGCAAAGGGAAAATGCGACCGTTATGTGCATCTCGGCATGAAGCTGATGCAGACACGAACGGCGGCAGGCTGTATGATATATGATCTGATGTACAGCAAGGAAGGTGTGAACTGA